In Oryza glaberrima chromosome 8, OglaRS2, whole genome shotgun sequence, the following are encoded in one genomic region:
- the LOC127782219 gene encoding formin-like protein 6 isoform X2, with protein sequence MVFNFREGESQSLLANILSSYEMVVMDYPRQYEGCPLVTIEMIHHFLRSGESWLSLSQQNVLIMHCERGGWAVLAFMLAGLLLYRKQYIGEQRTLEMIYRQAPRELIQLLSPLNPMPSQIRYLHYISRRNVSAVWPPGDRALTLDCVILRNIPGFNGEGGCRPIFRIYGKDPLLATSNTPKVLFSTPKRSKYVRLYKKVDCELIKIDIHCHIQGDVVLECISLDADQQREEMIFRVMFNTAFIRSNILMLNRDEIDILWDAKDRFPKEFRAEVLFSEMDSVNQLDSMEVGGIGEKEGLPVEAFAKVQEMFSNVDWLDPTADAAALLFQQLTSSENIQLRKGLLSPNKKDFHLSSISPTKKQSDNVEDKLSNAELSTIYVHKQENNDVQGLIPQKQATIPDEKSGSSVIHEKMISLVHEEITRVVDINTGCLSSLDMTVPSTMNSSRPVLIDQNSKLDDQFGSLQSSSPTMIMWQQFPVSRSSSVLSSDFSPRSLSACPRFHSAPSALGITALLEDHAAFGDTKNSVKVSSAVVKIPSKQSSQQHPITVTPVVTKCTPSPPPLLPPLAPVVPVPSDDQMISQEKDMSQQAQKHPDLSSFPSLSPTQQKQSTSKLCQTILPTNHQLSSSNITKEPLQISPAPTPPPLPTPSTSSSSSCHCLPPDSMLSTTTALFRPPAPPPPPLQSPSTPRCSPVRTLASPPPPPAPTSSPVRMSGPPPPPPPPAPNSCPSRPAPPPPPPPPLASTSSPPRPAAPSPCQLHASTSSPARPVPPPPPTLSTIRSSAPTPPLLPGATSAPSPPPPPPPCSSSNQLSAPPPPPPSFSKNNGSIAPPPAPPGGNAKLPGMRGRGPAPPSGPMSRSLQSGQAASRRSNLKPLHWVKVTRAMQGSLWEESQKTDEASKPPVFDMSELEHLFSAVLPSSDGKRSDKSGSRASGSKPEKIHLIDLRRANNCGIMLTKVKMPLPDLMSAILTLDDTVLDADQVENLIKFTPTKEEAELLKGYKGDKQVLGECEQFFMELMKLPRVDSKLRVFLFKIQFPSQVSDLKRSLNIVNSSAEEIRGSAKLKRIMQTILSLGNALNQGTARGSAVGFRLDSLLKLSDTRARNNKMTLMHYLSKVLSEKLPELLDFPKDLASLELAAKVQLKSLAEEMQAINKGLEKVEQELTTSENDGPVSEIFRKTLKDFLSGAEAEVRSLTSLYSNVGRNADALALYFGEDPARCPFEQVVITLQNFVRLFVRSHDENCKQLDLEKKKALKEAEAEKTKEPENAQKEAEAKKTKEPGNDKAKHNNSIKELDISLQSPAQTASAK encoded by the exons ATGGTGTTCAACTTTCGAGAGGGAGAAAGTCAAAGTTTGCTGGCAAATATCTTATCGAGCTATGAGATGGTAGTGATGGATTATCCAAGACAATATGAGGGATGTCCACTTGTTACCATTGAGATGATTCACCATTTCTTGAGGTCAGGGGAGAGCTGGCTGTCTTTGAGCCAGCAGAATGTGTTGATAATGCACTGTGAGCGAGGTGGCTGGGCTGTACTTGCATTCATGTTGGCAGGGCTACTGTTGTATAGAAAACAGTACATTGGTGAACAGAGGACACTGGAGATGATCTACAGGCAAGCACCTCGTGAGCTGATTCAGTTGCTCTCACCACTAAATCCTATGCCCTCTCAGATACGATACTTACATTATATATCTCGGAGGAATGTGAGCGCAGTGTGGCCACCAGGTGATCGGGCACTTACCTTGGATTGTGTAATACTAAGAAATATTCCAGGTTTCAATGGGGAGGGTGGATGTAGACCGATATTCCGTATTTACGGAAAAGATCCTCTACTTGCTACAAGTAACACCCCCAAGGTGCTTTTCTCAACACCAAAGAGGAGCAAATATGTTCGGCTTTACAAGAAG GTAGACTGCGAATTAATTAAAATCGACATTCACTGCCATATTCAAGGTGATGTTGTCCTTGAATGCATTAGCCTTGATGCGGATCAACAACGAGAAGAGATGATATTCAGGGTCATGTTCAATACAGCATTTATTAGATCTAACATTCTGATGCTAAATCGTGATGAAATTGACATATTATGGGATGCTAAAGACCGATTCCCGAAAGAATTCAGAGCTGAG GTTCTTTTTTCAGAAATGGACTCTGTAAATCAGTTAGATTCCATGGAGGTGGGTGGTATAGGAGAGAAGGAGGGCCTCCCAGTCGAAGCATTTGCAAAGGTTCAAGAGATGTTCAGCAATGTCGACTGGTTAGATCCGACAGCGGATGCTGCAGCCCTACTTTTTCAGCAGCTTACTTCATCAGAAAACATTCAGCTGAGAAAGGGTTTGTTGTCTCCAAATAAGAAAGACTTCCATCTTAGCTCAATTTCTCCAACCAAGAAACAGTCTGACAATGTTGAAGATAAATTAAGCAATGCTGAACTCTCAACCATCTATGTGCACAAACAAGAAAATAATGACGTTCAGGGGTTGATCCCACAGAAACAAGCCACCATTCCTGATGAAAAATCAGGGTCGTCTGTCATCCATGAGAAGATGATTTCTCTAGTTCATGAGGAGATAACACGGGTAGTTGACATCAATACTGGTTGCCTATCTTCATTGGATATGACAGTTCCTTCCACCATGAACTCTAGCAGACCAGTTCTAATCGACCAAAATTCTAAGCTTGATGATCAGTTTGGTTCACTACAGAGCTCTTCACCCACAATGATTATGTGGCAGCAGTTTCCAGTTTCTAGGTCAAGTTCTGTCCTTTCCAGTGACTTTAGTCCTAGATCACTTTCAGCCTGCCCAAGATTTCACAGTGCACCTTCTGCCCTTGGAATTACGGCTCTGTTGGAAGACCATGCTGCATTTGGAGACACTAAGAATTCTGTCAAAGTTTCAAGTGCCGTGGTCAAAATTCCATCAAAACAGTCATCACAACAGCATCCAATAACAG TTACTCCTGTTGTAACGAAGTgtacaccatcaccaccaccactgcttCCTCCACTGGCTCCGGTGGTGCCAGTACCATCTGATGATCAAATGATATCCCAGGAAAAAGACATGTCTCAACAGGCTCAAAAGCATCCAG ACCTTTCATCATTTCCATCCCTATCTCCTACTCAACAAAAACAATCCACATCGAAATTATGTCAAACTATTCTGCCCACAAATCATCAACTGTCCTCAAGTAACATTACGAAAGAGCCACTACAAATTTCTCCTGCTCCCACTCCACCTCCATTGCCTACTCCATCAACTTCCAGTTCTAGTAGTTGTCATTGTCTCCCTCCAGATTCCATGCTTTCCACCACAACAGCTTTGTTCAGACctccagcaccgccgccaccaccacttcAATCTCCATCCACTCCTAGATGCTCTCCTGTTAGAACTCTTGcatcacctccacctcctcctgcccCTACTTCATCGCCTGTTAGAATGTCAgggcctcctcccccacctcctccacctgcaCCAAACTCGTGTCCCAGTAGACctgcaccacctccacctccacctccaccacttGCTTCAACTTCATCTCCTCCCCGACCTGCCGCACCATCACCGTGTCAACTACATGCTTCAACTTCATCTCCTGCACGACCAgttccaccacctccaccaacATTATCTACAATTAGATCTTCAGCGCCAACACCACCTCTACTGCCTGGAGCTACTTCTGCAccatccccaccaccaccaccacccccctgTAGTTCTTCAAATCAACTGTctgctccgccaccgcctcctccaagCTTCTCAAAGAACAATGGCAGTATTGCGCCTCCGCCAGCACCTCCTGGTGGTAATGCTAAATTGCCTGGTATGAGGGGGCGTGGACCTGCACCTCCTTCAGGTCCAATGTCTAGGAGCCTTCAATCTGGTCAGGCTGCATCCAGAAGGTCCAACTTGAAGCCCCTACACTGGGTTAAAGTAACAAGAGCAATGCAGGGAAGTCTATGGGAGGAGTCACAGAAAACTGACGAAGCTTCAAA ACCTCCAGTGTTTGACATGTCAGAATTAGAACATCTTTTCTCAGCTGTCCTGCCAAGTTCAGATGGGAAGCGTTCAGATAAGTCAGGAAGTCGTGCATCTGGATCAAAACCAGAAAAGATTCACCTT ATTGACCTTCGCCGAGCTAATAATTGCGGAATCATGCTAACAAAAGTCAAAATGCCCTTGCCTGACCTAATG AGCGCAATTCTTACTTTGGATGATACTGTCCTAGATGCTGATCAGGTGGAAAACCTTATTAAGTTCACTCCAACTAAAGAGGAAGCAGAACTTCTGAAG GGTTACAAAGGAGATAAGCAAGTACTTGGAGAATGTGAGCAG TTCTTCATGGAGCTTATGAAATTACCCCGTGTGGATTCTAAGCTGAGAGTTTTCTTATTTAAGATTCAATTCCCTTCTCAG GTTTCTGACCTTAAGAGGAGCCTGAACATTGTCAACTCTTCCGCGGAAGAG ATAAGGGGTTCAGCTAAGCTGAAAAGGATTATGCAGACAATTCTTTCACTGGGAAATGCGTTAAACCAAGGAACTGCTAGAG gtTCTGCTGTTGGGTTCAGGTTGGATAGCTTACTCAAACTAAGTGACACTCGTGCACGTAACAATAAGATGactttaatgcattatttatccAAG GTGCTTTCTGAGAAACTTCCAGAACTTCTTGATTTTCCTAAAGATCTCGCTAGCTTGGAGTTGGCAGCAAAG GTACAATTGAAGTCATTAGCAGAGGAAATGCAGGCCATAAACAAAGGACTCGAAAAAGTCGAGCAAGAACTAACTACATCAGAAAATGATGGCCCTGTGTCAGAGATATTCCGCAAG ACACTGAAGGATTTTCTAAGTGGTGCTGAAGCTGAAGTTAGATCCTTGACCTCACTATATTCTAATGTG GGAAGAAATGCTGATGCATTAGCACTTTATTTTGGAGAAGACCCAGCGCGTTGTCCATTTGAGCAAG TGGTCATTACACTCCAAAACTTTGTGAGATTGTTCGTACGTTCCCATGATGAGAACTGCAAACAATTGGatctagaaaagaagaaagcACTGAAGGAAGCAGAAGCAGAGAAAACCAAGGAGCCAGAAAACGCACAGAAGGAAGCAGAAGCAAAGAAAACTAAGGAACCAGGAAATGACAAAGCTAAGCACAACAATTCAATCAAAGAGTTGGATATCTCACTCCAATCACCAGCGCAAACTGCCAGTGCCAAATGA